One genomic region from Methanocaldococcus fervens AG86 encodes:
- a CDS encoding ATP-binding protein: MELREEEILEEARDYLTAYIRNIHQEDIILDNERVVIDLNQLYNSGLMEFVDFLINNPEKGIDFIKECYEEAYYTLKNERPTSVIISVKNLPKIFKTTKKGREFTIEDIRSNTLGKLVEFEGIIVMASKIKPMLKKAYYICPKCGREVLKEIDILNDASEKAVCECGAELNLIENKSVYTDFQEIKVQQPLDLMENPEEPPKYITVFLENSPGIYAGRVKITGIPIRIKKSKKLPIYDIYVKAVNCEVLDGEVKIKLTNSDIENIKKLAKRKDVVDILADRLIPEIKGHSAIKKAVFLQQIKGVKKPGKRADIHILLITDPGIGKTVILRKIAEIPGNLYGSVTTATGVGLTAAVVREKTEIGEDTWVIKPGLLVKAHKGTACIDELTVNKDLQSYVLEAMESQTIHVSKGGINAKLPAECAILAACNPRWGRFNPDVSVAEQINIPAPLLSRFDLIFPIRDVSDKDKDKDIAEYIVDLHRAYLDKEINKKIGLDYFEIDGVKIDKEFIIKYIYYARQQKPVISEKAKELFVNYYVEMRKKHQITARQLEAVIRIAEAHAKAKLKNIVDEEDAKEAINIVTECLKEIAYDPETGIFDVDKILGVSKKERDKLTTVYEIIKELSEKSELVEHEDIVEEAKKKGIKEDELENIIKKLIKYGDIDEPKPGRYRLL; this comes from the coding sequence ATGGAATTGAGAGAAGAGGAAATTTTAGAAGAAGCCAGGGATTATTTAACCGCATATATAAGGAATATTCATCAAGAAGACATTATTTTAGATAATGAAAGGGTTGTAATTGATTTAAATCAACTTTATAACTCTGGATTGATGGAATTCGTCGATTTTTTAATAAATAATCCAGAAAAAGGTATTGATTTCATAAAAGAGTGTTATGAAGAGGCATACTACACATTAAAAAATGAACGTCCTACAAGTGTGATAATATCAGTAAAAAACCTTCCAAAAATCTTCAAAACTACAAAAAAAGGGAGAGAATTTACGATTGAAGATATTAGGAGTAACACTTTAGGAAAATTGGTTGAATTTGAAGGAATTATAGTTATGGCATCAAAGATAAAGCCGATGTTAAAAAAAGCTTATTACATCTGCCCAAAATGTGGAAGAGAGGTTTTAAAAGAAATAGACATTTTAAATGATGCCTCTGAAAAAGCTGTTTGCGAATGTGGAGCTGAGTTAAACCTAATTGAGAATAAATCAGTATACACTGATTTCCAAGAGATTAAAGTCCAACAGCCTTTAGATTTAATGGAAAATCCTGAAGAGCCTCCAAAGTATATAACAGTATTTTTAGAAAACAGCCCTGGAATTTACGCAGGCAGAGTTAAGATTACAGGCATTCCAATAAGAATAAAGAAGAGCAAAAAGCTCCCAATTTATGATATTTACGTTAAGGCAGTAAATTGCGAAGTTTTAGATGGAGAAGTAAAGATAAAGTTAACAAATTCAGACATTGAAAACATTAAAAAATTGGCTAAAAGAAAAGATGTTGTTGATATATTGGCAGATAGATTAATTCCAGAGATTAAAGGGCACTCAGCAATAAAAAAAGCTGTCTTTTTACAACAAATAAAGGGAGTTAAAAAGCCAGGAAAAAGGGCAGATATTCATATCTTATTAATTACAGATCCGGGAATTGGAAAGACAGTTATCTTAAGAAAAATTGCTGAAATTCCTGGAAATTTATACGGTTCTGTTACCACTGCTACTGGTGTTGGTTTAACTGCAGCGGTAGTAAGAGAAAAAACTGAGATAGGGGAAGATACGTGGGTTATTAAGCCCGGTTTGTTAGTTAAAGCTCATAAAGGAACAGCATGTATAGATGAGCTAACCGTTAATAAAGACCTGCAGAGCTATGTTTTGGAGGCTATGGAGAGTCAAACAATACACGTAAGCAAAGGAGGTATTAACGCAAAACTGCCCGCTGAATGTGCAATTTTAGCTGCCTGTAATCCAAGATGGGGAAGATTTAACCCAGATGTTTCTGTGGCAGAGCAGATAAATATTCCAGCCCCATTATTGAGTAGATTTGATTTGATTTTCCCAATTAGGGATGTTTCTGATAAGGATAAGGATAAAGATATAGCAGAGTATATTGTAGATTTGCACAGGGCTTATTTAGACAAAGAGATAAATAAAAAGATTGGTTTGGATTATTTTGAGATTGATGGAGTTAAAATAGACAAGGAGTTTATAATAAAATATATTTACTATGCAAGGCAGCAAAAACCTGTGATTAGCGAGAAGGCTAAGGAATTATTTGTTAATTACTACGTTGAGATGAGGAAAAAGCATCAAATAACTGCAAGACAATTAGAGGCAGTTATAAGGATTGCTGAAGCCCATGCAAAAGCAAAATTAAAAAATATTGTTGATGAGGAGGATGCCAAAGAGGCTATAAACATAGTTACCGAATGTTTAAAAGAGATTGCCTATGATCCAGAAACTGGAATCTTTGATGTTGATAAAATCTTAGGAGTGTCTAAAAAAGAGAGAGATAAGCTAACAACTGTTTACGAAATAATTAAGGAGTTAAGTGAAAAATCAGAACTCGTTGAACATGAGGATATTGTTGAGGAGGCTAAGAAGAAGGGCATTAAAGAGGATGAGTTAGAGAATATTATTAAAAAGCTAATTAAGTATGGAGACATTGATGAGCCAAAACCAGGGAGGTACAGGTTGCTATAA
- a CDS encoding amidohydrolase family protein translates to MLLKNCRIVKDGKIIDGDILIENGRIKKIAKDIKGGDEVIDIKNSIVIPGVIDAHVHFRWGEEKKEDFLSGSLAAINGGVCFAIDMPNNKPPITTKELFYKKLEDCKKNSKINIFLNFGVTERNYFENIEDAKAYKIFMVKSVGDLYIEDYSKLKDILNQNKLFCIHAEHKDVIDENLKKYSLKSWIDHCKIRDEKSEVEAVKEVIKYLKIIDKLGDKKPHVHFCHISTKEALHLIKKAKQDLKNVKISVEATPHHIYLNKDMAEELKGFGKFNPPLREKEDNIALIKGIVNEDVDIVASDHAPHLLEDKIKDVKNCPSGIPGVETIVPLTLNLVNKKLITLFDAVRVLSENPAKIFKINNKIEEGNLANLTIVDLKKEGKINAELFKSKAKFSPFDKWEIKGFPIYTVVNGKVYEAYGKVYERWPYVHLHCN, encoded by the coding sequence ATGTTATTAAAAAACTGCAGAATAGTAAAAGATGGAAAAATTATTGATGGAGATATTTTAATTGAAAATGGGAGAATTAAAAAAATAGCAAAAGATATTAAAGGAGGAGATGAAGTAATTGATATAAAAAACTCTATCGTTATTCCTGGCGTTATTGATGCACATGTCCATTTTAGATGGGGAGAGGAAAAGAAAGAGGATTTTTTAAGTGGTAGCTTAGCCGCAATAAATGGAGGAGTTTGCTTTGCCATAGATATGCCAAACAACAAGCCTCCAATAACTACAAAAGAGTTATTTTATAAAAAACTCGAAGATTGTAAAAAGAATAGCAAAATAAATATTTTTTTAAATTTTGGAGTTACTGAGAGGAATTATTTTGAAAATATAGAAGATGCAAAGGCATATAAGATATTTATGGTAAAATCAGTTGGTGATTTATATATAGAGGATTATTCAAAGCTAAAAGATATTTTAAACCAAAATAAGCTCTTCTGCATCCATGCAGAGCATAAAGATGTGATAGACGAAAATCTAAAGAAATATAGTTTAAAAAGCTGGATAGACCACTGTAAAATTAGAGATGAAAAATCAGAGGTTGAAGCAGTTAAAGAAGTTATAAAATATCTAAAAATTATTGATAAATTGGGAGATAAAAAGCCACACGTCCACTTTTGCCATATATCAACTAAAGAGGCTTTACATCTAATAAAAAAAGCTAAACAGGATTTGAAAAATGTAAAAATTAGTGTTGAAGCCACTCCCCACCACATTTATTTAAATAAGGATATGGCTGAAGAATTAAAAGGTTTTGGAAAATTTAATCCTCCTTTAAGGGAAAAAGAAGATAACATAGCTTTAATTAAAGGAATTGTTAATGAAGATGTTGATATCGTTGCCTCAGACCATGCCCCTCATTTGTTGGAGGATAAAATTAAAGATGTTAAAAACTGCCCTTCTGGAATTCCTGGAGTTGAAACAATAGTTCCTTTAACTTTGAATTTGGTTAATAAAAAACTCATAACTTTATTTGATGCTGTTAGGGTTTTATCAGAAAATCCTGCCAAAATATTCAAAATAAACAACAAAATTGAAGAAGGCAATTTGGCAAATCTAACTATCGTTGATTTGAAAAAAGAAGGAAAGATTAACGCTGAACTATTCAAATCAAAGGCAAAATTCAGCCCATTTGATAAATGGGAAATCAAAGGATTTCCAATATACACAGTAGTTAATGGAAAGGTTTATGAAGCCTATGGAAAGGTTTATGAAAGATGGCCCTATGTTCATCTTCACTGTAATTAA
- a CDS encoding ABC transporter permease — protein MGQSNFKYFCIILSFLFTFLLFLAIASLFLIPNPSEILNALKTEEMMFSLKLSIITSSISTFLIIILAIPIGYALSRYKVPGKSVIKSILDLPMAFPELVLGLAILLLFGQSFIGEFLENFGIKVVFTKLGIVVAQFFTALPYAIRIIYSTFEEINPRYELVSRSLGYGEFETFFNVSLPLAKNGLFASTIITFARCMGAFGAVLILAGGSYMNTEILPITLYLNISYGNIGMAITSGILLVIISFIAILVFEKFEGYKGE, from the coding sequence ATGGGGCAGAGCAATTTTAAATATTTTTGTATCATTTTATCATTTTTATTTACTTTTTTACTGTTTTTAGCAATAGCATCATTATTTTTAATCCCCAATCCTTCTGAAATCTTGAATGCATTAAAAACTGAAGAAATGATGTTTTCTTTAAAGCTATCAATTATAACATCTTCAATTTCAACGTTTCTTATTATAATATTGGCAATTCCAATTGGATATGCACTATCAAGATACAAAGTTCCAGGAAAAAGTGTTATTAAATCAATTCTTGATTTGCCTATGGCTTTCCCAGAGTTGGTTTTAGGTTTAGCCATCCTCTTATTATTTGGACAATCATTTATTGGAGAATTTTTAGAAAATTTTGGAATTAAAGTTGTTTTTACAAAATTAGGTATTGTTGTAGCTCAATTCTTTACAGCCCTTCCCTATGCTATTAGGATTATATACTCAACATTTGAGGAAATAAATCCAAGGTATGAGCTTGTTTCAAGGTCTTTAGGTTATGGGGAGTTTGAAACATTCTTTAACGTTTCTCTACCTTTAGCAAAAAACGGTTTATTTGCATCTACAATTATTACATTTGCAAGATGTATGGGTGCCTTTGGAGCAGTTTTAATCCTCGCTGGAGGTTCTTATATGAACACTGAGATTCTACCAATAACACTCTATCTAAACATCTCCTACGGAAATATAGGAATGGCAATTACAAGTGGAATACTCCTTGTGATAATCTCGTTTATTGCAATATTAGTATTTGAAAAATTTGAGGGTTATAAAGGTGAATAG
- a CDS encoding tRNA (adenine-N1)-methyltransferase gives MFAYKLLVDERGKRYLLKKNVEKFGTDLGVVDMKDAEEGKVLESHKGHKFYLVEPTMFDILKRMKRTVTTLLPKDIGFIIARAGIREGEVVVEAGTGSGALTMYLSNAVGKTGKVITYDIRPEFAKVARKNLLRVGAIRKGQGIIGLDEEFDDEDEIEIEDGLFNVIQKIGDVREKIDEKDVDVIVLDLPDPWNVVENAKKALNKKRGRIVTYLPYIEQVKKTVDKLKEEGFWDIHTYEIIEREIEISDKGVRPSTRMIGHTGYITIARVPPEEI, from the coding sequence ATGTTTGCCTACAAATTATTGGTGGATGAAAGAGGGAAGAGATACTTATTAAAAAAGAATGTTGAGAAGTTTGGAACTGATTTGGGAGTTGTAGATATGAAAGATGCTGAAGAAGGGAAGGTTTTAGAGTCTCATAAAGGGCATAAGTTTTATTTGGTTGAGCCAACAATGTTTGACATCTTAAAGAGGATGAAGAGAACTGTGACTACCTTATTACCAAAGGATATTGGATTTATCATAGCAAGAGCTGGGATTAGGGAAGGAGAGGTTGTAGTTGAAGCTGGAACTGGCTCGGGAGCTTTAACCATGTATCTATCAAATGCTGTTGGCAAAACAGGAAAGGTTATAACCTACGATATAAGGCCAGAATTTGCAAAAGTTGCGAGAAAAAATCTTTTGAGAGTAGGGGCTATTAGGAAAGGACAGGGGATTATTGGGTTAGATGAAGAGTTTGATGATGAAGATGAAATTGAGATTGAAGATGGACTTTTCAATGTTATTCAAAAAATTGGAGATGTTAGGGAGAAAATAGATGAGAAAGATGTTGATGTAATTGTTTTAGACCTCCCAGACCCTTGGAATGTTGTAGAGAATGCAAAAAAAGCCCTAAACAAAAAGAGAGGGAGGATAGTTACTTACCTCCCATACATAGAACAGGTTAAAAAAACTGTAGATAAGCTTAAAGAAGAAGGATTTTGGGATATACACACCTATGAGATCATTGAGAGGGAGATTGAAATTTCAGATAAAGGTGTAAGACCTTCAACGAGAATGATTGGGCATACAGGTTATATCACAATTGCGAGAGTTCCTCCAGAGGAAATTTAA
- the modA gene encoding molybdate ABC transporter substrate-binding protein produces MLIFGVLCGCLNENEEIQKNKPYEGKTITVLCGAGLMKPMNELIQNFENKTGAKVEVHYGGSAELFGILTTTGGDVFIPGAYKYTEDAMKKELILKETVKNITYHIPVIAVPKGNPKNIKNLEDLAKPGVRVVIGDPNACAIGKVSKKILEKNQLWENVSKNIIVKTPTVSQLLIYITTNQADAAIIWEDMVTWAEGKGKIDVVRIPKEKNIIKTIPTAVTIYAKKDGNLEVAKAFNDYISSDEAKEIWKKWGFIPCNQ; encoded by the coding sequence ATGCTCATTTTTGGGGTTTTGTGTGGATGTTTAAACGAAAATGAGGAAATTCAAAAGAATAAACCTTATGAAGGAAAGACAATAACCGTTTTATGTGGAGCTGGGTTAATGAAGCCTATGAATGAACTTATCCAAAACTTTGAAAATAAAACTGGGGCTAAAGTGGAGGTTCATTATGGAGGAAGTGCTGAATTATTTGGAATTTTAACTACAACAGGAGGGGACGTTTTTATCCCTGGAGCTTATAAATATACAGAAGATGCGATGAAAAAAGAGTTAATCCTCAAAGAGACTGTTAAAAACATAACTTACCACATCCCAGTTATCGCAGTTCCAAAAGGAAATCCAAAGAATATAAAAAATTTGGAGGATTTGGCAAAACCAGGGGTTAGAGTGGTTATAGGAGATCCAAATGCGTGTGCAATTGGAAAAGTTAGCAAGAAAATTTTAGAAAAAAATCAGCTATGGGAAAATGTGAGCAAAAATATTATTGTTAAAACTCCAACAGTCAGCCAACTTCTTATTTATATAACAACAAATCAGGCAGATGCTGCAATTATATGGGAAGATATGGTTACTTGGGCAGAAGGAAAGGGAAAAATTGACGTAGTTAGAATCCCAAAGGAGAAAAACATTATAAAAACAATCCCTACTGCTGTTACTATCTATGCCAAAAAAGATGGTAATTTAGAAGTTGCCAAGGCATTTAACGATTACATCTCGAGCGATGAAGCAAAAGAAATTTGGAAAAAATGGGGGTTTATTCCATGCAATCAATAA
- a CDS encoding TOBE domain-containing protein, which produces MQCLRCENKRKFKKIGKKGSKNEIKCKVKEIKKIGNIINLILEINGVKLICILTPNALYSLDIKEGDEVYAIIKATNVRIIG; this is translated from the coding sequence ATTCAGTGCCTTAGATGTGAAAACAAAAGAAAATTTAAGAAAATTGGTAAAAAAGGCAGTAAGAATGAAATTAAATGTAAAGTTAAAGAAATTAAAAAGATAGGTAATATAATAAATTTAATTTTAGAGATAAATGGAGTTAAGTTGATATGTATTTTAACTCCAAATGCATTATACAGTTTGGATATAAAAGAGGGTGATGAAGTTTATGCAATTATAAAAGCAACTAATGTAAGGATTATTGGCTAA
- a CDS encoding TIGR04013 family B12-binding domain/radical SAM domain-containing protein, with protein sequence MERNTALVVYYTKLHKNSFNALIGALEVDEYFNNFPIYFANKKEIFNLENILKKYDKVVIAISFFTTELWKTYELINELKAKYKNYRSKIIYLAGGPHPTGDPKGTLKLGFDVVCIGEGEESFPEFIKVVNENEDYRKVKGIAYLEENNFIYTGKRKCVDLNKYPPFPIKHNKFGHIEITRGCPYSCYFCQTPRIFGKNVRHRSIENICKYVEIMAERNLKDIRFITPNAFGYGSKDGKTLNIDKIEKLLENIREILGKDGRIFFGTFPSEVRPEHVNDETVDLILKYADNKNLVIGAQSGSQRILDLCNRGHTVEDIYNAVNTAIKKGVSVSLDFIFGLPGETEEDVEKTIKVMKDLIKMGAKIHAHAFMPLPQTPFAKAKPGVVNKKIIRAMRYEIPKGIFYGTWHNQQILAEKISKYLQTGEL encoded by the coding sequence ATGGAAAGAAACACTGCCTTAGTAGTTTATTATACAAAACTACATAAAAACAGTTTCAATGCATTAATTGGGGCTTTAGAAGTCGATGAATATTTTAATAACTTCCCAATATATTTTGCCAATAAAAAAGAGATTTTTAATTTAGAAAATATATTAAAAAAATACGATAAGGTTGTTATAGCGATATCGTTCTTTACAACTGAACTTTGGAAAACTTATGAGCTTATTAATGAATTAAAAGCCAAATATAAAAACTATAGAAGCAAAATCATTTACTTAGCCGGAGGGCCCCATCCAACTGGAGATCCTAAAGGAACTTTAAAATTGGGATTTGATGTTGTTTGTATAGGTGAAGGGGAAGAGAGCTTTCCAGAATTTATTAAGGTTGTGAATGAAAACGAAGATTATAGGAAAGTTAAAGGGATAGCGTATTTAGAAGAGAACAATTTTATTTACACTGGAAAAAGGAAGTGTGTTGATTTAAATAAATATCCTCCCTTTCCCATAAAGCACAATAAATTTGGACATATAGAGATAACGAGAGGTTGCCCTTATAGCTGCTATTTCTGTCAAACTCCAAGGATATTTGGAAAGAATGTGAGGCATAGGAGCATTGAAAACATCTGCAAATACGTTGAAATAATGGCTGAAAGAAATTTAAAAGATATTAGGTTTATAACACCAAACGCCTTTGGTTATGGCTCCAAAGATGGAAAAACATTAAATATTGATAAAATCGAAAAGTTGTTAGAGAACATTAGGGAAATTTTAGGAAAAGACGGAAGGATATTTTTTGGAACGTTTCCTTCAGAGGTTAGACCAGAGCACGTTAATGATGAAACGGTTGATTTAATTTTAAAATATGCTGATAATAAAAATTTAGTTATTGGAGCCCAATCGGGAAGTCAAAGGATATTAGATTTATGCAATAGGGGGCATACGGTTGAAGATATATACAACGCTGTTAATACTGCAATAAAAAAAGGTGTTAGCGTTAGCTTAGATTTCATTTTTGGACTTCCGGGAGAAACTGAGGAGGATGTTGAAAAGACAATAAAGGTTATGAAAGATTTAATAAAAATGGGAGCTAAAATACATGCGCATGCTTTTATGCCACTACCACAAACTCCGTTTGCAAAGGCAAAACCAGGAGTTGTTAATAAAAAGATAATAAGAGCTATGAGGTATGAAATCCCTAAAGGTATTTTTTATGGAACATGGCACAATCAACAAATATTGGCTGAGAAGATATCAAAATACTTACAAACTGGAGAACTGTAA
- the rnhB gene encoding ribonuclease HII — MMIIGIDEAGRGPVLGPMVICGYAIKKDKEEDLKKLGVKDSKELTKNKRAYLKKLLENFGCSEKLILEAEKINNLMDTINLNEIEINAFSEVAKNLIKKLNIKDEEVEIYLDACSTNTKKFESDFKEKIRDVIEERNLKIKIIAEHKADSKYPVVSAASIIAKAERDEIIENYKKIYGDIGSGYPSDSKTIKFLEDYFKKHKKLPEITRTKWKTCQRILSKLKQTKLKIE, encoded by the coding sequence ATGATGATTATTGGTATTGATGAAGCTGGAAGAGGGCCTGTTTTAGGCCCAATGGTTATCTGTGGTTATGCAATTAAAAAAGATAAAGAAGAAGATTTAAAAAAATTGGGAGTTAAGGATAGTAAGGAGCTAACTAAAAACAAAAGAGCTTATTTAAAGAAGTTACTTGAAAACTTTGGATGTTCAGAAAAATTAATCTTAGAGGCGGAGAAGATAAATAACTTAATGGACACTATAAACTTAAATGAGATTGAAATCAACGCCTTTTCTGAAGTTGCAAAAAATTTGATAAAAAAATTAAATATAAAGGATGAGGAGGTTGAGATTTATTTAGATGCATGTAGTACAAATACAAAAAAATTTGAAAGTGACTTTAAAGAAAAGATTAGAGATGTTATTGAAGAAAGAAATTTGAAAATAAAAATTATCGCTGAACATAAGGCAGATTCTAAATATCCAGTTGTTTCAGCCGCTTCAATAATAGCAAAGGCGGAGAGGGATGAAATAATAGAAAACTACAAAAAAATTTATGGTGATATTGGAAGTGGTTATCCATCAGACTCAAAAACAATAAAATTTCTTGAAGATTATTTTAAAAAACATAAAAAACTTCCTGAAATTACACGAACTAAATGGAAAACATGTCAAAGGATTTTAAGTAAATTAAAACAAACAAAACTAAAAATAGAGTGA
- a CDS encoding NAD(P)-binding protein produces the protein MRIGIVGAGLGGLLSGALLSKNNEVVVFEKLPFLGGRFTNLEYEGFQLTTGALHMIPHGNDGYLAQALRKVGANVKIINSNPDGTFLIYGKEYLYKELFSLVGFKDKVKAMNMAAKLKLGMVDKDMSFGEFLEDVDLALKVGNAFTGWALSLTAYETPMSEIVEIAKNYHKFGGPGIPIGGCKAVIDELTKIIEKNNGKIIKEYEVKSIEIDEKAYIDDYEFDIVISNISPVETQKICNIKFLKSKPKPSKGIKISIATKDGLIKHGGVLFTPECERINGLNQVTNVDKSLAPEGWHLVMTHQTQLTNNVKKEIDLGLEDIENLFKGKEYKILHIQSYRDDWPVNHASNGTDIDNIVNDKLYLVGDGAKGRGGIEVEGIAMGILKVVNHINSLNSANE, from the coding sequence ATGAGAATTGGTATTGTTGGAGCTGGATTAGGTGGTTTATTATCTGGAGCATTATTATCAAAAAATAATGAAGTTGTTGTATTTGAAAAACTCCCATTTTTAGGCGGAAGATTTACAAATTTGGAGTATGAAGGATTTCAATTAACAACCGGAGCTCTACACATGATACCGCATGGTAATGATGGTTATTTAGCTCAAGCATTAAGAAAAGTAGGAGCAAATGTAAAAATAATAAATTCAAATCCAGATGGAACATTTTTAATTTATGGAAAAGAATACTTATATAAAGAGCTATTTTCACTCGTTGGCTTTAAAGATAAGGTAAAAGCTATGAATATGGCTGCTAAACTAAAATTAGGAATGGTAGATAAAGATATGTCTTTTGGAGAGTTTTTGGAAGATGTTGATTTAGCATTAAAGGTTGGAAATGCATTTACTGGATGGGCTTTAAGCTTAACTGCCTATGAAACACCAATGAGTGAGATTGTTGAGATAGCAAAAAACTACCATAAATTTGGAGGGCCAGGAATTCCTATTGGAGGATGTAAGGCAGTTATTGATGAACTTACAAAGATTATTGAAAAAAACAATGGAAAGATTATCAAAGAGTATGAGGTTAAAAGCATTGAAATTGATGAAAAGGCTTATATTGATGATTATGAATTTGATATTGTTATAAGCAACATCTCCCCTGTTGAGACTCAAAAAATCTGCAACATAAAATTTTTAAAATCAAAGCCAAAGCCTTCTAAAGGAATAAAAATAAGTATAGCTACAAAAGACGGACTTATAAAACATGGGGGAGTTTTATTCACTCCAGAATGTGAAAGAATAAATGGTTTAAATCAAGTAACAAATGTGGATAAATCCTTAGCCCCTGAAGGTTGGCATTTAGTTATGACTCATCAAACACAACTAACCAACAATGTAAAAAAAGAGATTGACCTCGGCTTAGAAGATATTGAAAATCTCTTTAAAGGAAAAGAGTATAAAATATTGCATATTCAGTCATATAGGGACGATTGGCCTGTAAATCATGCATCAAATGGAACTGATATTGATAATATTGTAAATGATAAGCTTTATTTGGTTGGAGATGGTGCTAAAGGAAGAGGGGGAATAGAAGTTGAAGGTATAGCAATGGGCATTTTAAAAGTTGTTAATCATATAAATAGTTTAAATAGTGCAAATGAATAA